The region CGCCCGCCGTGCGCCGTGAAGCCGTCAGGGACATAGGCAGAATGAGACAGCCTTCTTCCGTGAATATTCTCTGCGAAGCGCTTGAAAACGACGCTGATTTCGGCGTGCGCGCCATGGCGGCGGAAGCTCTCGGCAATATGCGCAGTAAGGAGGCCGTTCCATCTCTGGTGAAGGCACTCAATGACAAAAACAGAAATGTCCGGTCGTCGGCCATCGTGGCCTTTGGTTATATAAGGGATAAAAATTCCGTTCAGCCGCTCGTGGAATATTTAAAGAAGGAAACTGACCTCGGTTTGCGCCTGTCGGCTGTCAATGTCCTGGGGGTTATAGGCTCCGATGAAGCAGGCCCGGCCCTGATAGAGATGCTTGAAGGCCAAAATCCCCGCCTGAGTTCCGTTGCCGCGCAGTCTCTCGGCAGGATGCGCTATTCACAAGCGGCCAAGCCACTGATGAAAGTTGCCGCTAAAAGCAAGGAAGAGTCTTCGCGTATCGCGGCCATAAAAGCCCTGGGCGAGGTAAGGAACCCCGAAGCCGTTAAAACCCTTGAGGAGCTGCTGGAAAAGGAAAAATCTCAGGATGTTCAGTATGCCCTTGTGTATTCTCTCGCTCAGCTGGGCAGTGACAAAGGTTTCGCCTTAGCCCTTGACGCCGCCAAATCGGAAAACATAGAAACAAAAAGAAACGGCATCCGCGCGCTCGGACTGATGAAGCAGAAAACAAAAGAAATTGAAAATATAGTTATTGAGGCATCAAAAAGCGAGAATACCGGGCTGAAAAGAGACGCCGAGGCAACGGCTTCTTATCTGGATATAAAGCTGCCGCCGCCCGAAAAAACGCCGTCAAAAAAATAGTTTAAACCTTTGCCTTCTTTGTCTCGGCGAGGAGGTATGCTAATTTTATTTTTGGAATATTGTTCAGGAGGATAGTGATGAAACAGACAATGACTGAGATGCAGTTCAAAGCGGAATTGGCCAAATGCGAATATTGCGAGGAAAGGCCCTGCGAATCCGCTTGCCCGGCGAATTGTTCGCCTTTTGAATTTATAATGGCCTCGAAAGAGGGCGAAGCTCAGGATTATCTGCGAGCCGCATCCGCGATAATGAAGAGCAATCCGCTCGGCGGCGTCTGCGGCACGGTTTGTCCCGACAGGCACTGCATGGCGAAATGTTCGCACAAGGATTTTGACGGTTCCGTCAAAATACCCGAGGTGCAGGCCTACATAATACAGAAGGCCGGGGAGTTGGGCGGTATCCCGTGTTTTAATAAAGCGAAACCAAAAGGGGAAAAAATAGCTGTCATCGGCGCCGGGCCCGCCGGACTTGCCGCGGCGGCGGTGCTCTCGCAGAAGGGCTATCAGGTCGCTGTCTTTGAGAAAAACCGCCTTCCCGGCGGAGCCTGTAATCTCATACCCGCTTTCAGGCTGGACAGGAAGATCATCAAGACGGATATAGATTTCATAAAAGCGCTCGGAAGCATAGAGATACGCACAGGTCAGGCGGTGAAAGAAGCGACGGACCTGCTCAAAAAAGGTTATAAGGCCGTTATTTCGGCCACGGGTCTCTGGGCGCCGATTCTTCCCGGAATTGAAAATCAGGGCAAGGCTGTCAATGTCATAGACTATTTGATCAATCCGAAAAAATACAAATTCGCGGGCAAAGTCGCTGTCATAGGCGGTGGGGCATCCGCGGTTGACTGCGCGGTGACGGCGAAAAAAAACGGCGCCTCAAAGGTGGAGATGTTTATCCTTGAAACAGTTTCCGAGATGCCGCTGAGCGCCAAGGAAAGAGTAGAGCTCCTTGAAAACGGCATTGAACTGACCAACAGAACATCGGTGACGGCGATAAAGACAAAGAGCGGAAAAATTTCAGGGCTCACAACGGTAAAGGTCGATCTTGCCGCCGGCAAAAAATTCGCGCTCAAAGATCTGAAGACGATCCCCGGCACGGAGCAGTCAAGAAACGACATCAAAAATGTGATCATCGCCATAGGCACCCGCGCCGAAAAACGTTTTGCCACGGCGAAAGGAGTTTTCTCTGCGGGAGATTATGCCAACGGCCCCACGACGGTTGTCGAGGCTGTCGCTTCCGGAAAAAACGCCGCGGAAGATGCCGCGGCTTATCTTGCCGGCAAAAAAGCATCGAAGGTGAAAAAGGATGTTAAGAGCACCGTGGAGATCAGCGGCTATGAGCCGCTCCCCGTTTCTCTTGAGACGGATTTCTTCGGCAGAAAAATAAATTCACCGTTTCTGCTTTCTGCGGCCCCCCCGTCGGACGGTTATGACCAGATGAAGAAAGCTTATGAAGCCGGCTGGGCGGGCGGAATTATGAAGACCGCTTTTGACGGTGGCGGTATACACATCCCCGGCGAATATATGCATACTTTCAACGACACAACTTACGGCAATTGTGATAATGTGTCAGGGCACACCCTGACAAGAGTCTGTGGAGAGGTAAAAAAACTGGTAAAAGAATTTCCGGATAGGCTGACAATGGCTTCAACTGGAGGCCCTGTCACAGGAAACGATAAGGAAGACAAAAAAGGCTGGCAGGCCAACACGAAGAAACTTGAAAACGCCGGAGTTATGGGTATAGAGTATTCTCTTTCCTGTCCTCAGGGCGGCGACGGCACCGAGGGAGATATCGTTTCGCAGAACGCCGCGCTCACGGCCAGGATAATAGACTGGGTGATGGAAGTGTCAGACCCGAAAATACCGAAACTCTTCAAGCTCACCGGCGCGGTCACCTCTATTGTTCCGATAGCCAGGGCCATCAAGGAAGTGTTTGACAAATATCCCGGTAAGAAAGCCGGCATCACACTCGCCAACACTTTCCCCGTCGTGGATTTCAGGCCCGGCAAAAAAGGCAAATGGGATGAAGCCATTGTTTTCGGTATGAGCGGCGAGGCGGTGGCCCCGATAAGCTATAACAACCTGGTATGCGCGATGCCTGTGGGGCTTTCAATATCCGGCAACGGCGGGCCTATGAATTACAAACAGGCGTCTCATTTTCTCGCCATCGGCGTGAAGACCGTGCAGTTCTGCACGATGCCGACAAAATACGGCTACGGTATATACGATGAACTTTGCAGCGGCGTGAGTTATCTTATGAAGCAGAGAGGGATCAAATCCATGAAAGATCTCATAGGAATAGCCCAGCCCAATCCCATAACAGGTTTTATGGATATTTCACCGACGAAAAAAATATCGTCGCTTATAGATAAGGAAATTTGTCTCAGCTGCGGCAACTGCGCGCGCTGTCCCTACCAGGCGATCTCGCTCGACAAAGACGGCTTCCCGGAGATCGACCCCGCGAAATGCATCGGCTGTTCCATCTGTACGAAGAAATGCTTTACCGGCGCTCTTGAGATGAGAAAGAGAACTCCGAAAGAAATGAAACAGCTCAAAGAAGATTAAAATAACTGCAAATTTGGCGAATGGAGAAATTAGAACGCATGGCTATGTCGAATTTCTTGAAGCTGAAAAATGTTTAAAAAATGCAGATGTATTTAAGATTTCTGTTGATGAATTGAACGGAAGAAATAAGGAGATAAAATGAGCAGAAAAAATTCAAAAGCAGAATTTGTTAAATGGCTCGGGCCACTTTTAGATGCATTGCGAGATTTAGGGGATTCGGGTAAGCCAAGGGAGGTTTCAAATAAAATTGCTGAGAATTTAAGTTTACCGGATGATTTATTAGATGAGATTTTAAAATCAGGTATAAACAAATTTCATAATCAAGTGGCATGGGCAAGACGATACCTTGTTTGGGAAGGTTTGTTGGATTCTTCAAAATATGGAACTTGGAAACTTACGGAGGAAGGGAAGAAAACACATTTAAATGACGAAGAAGCAAGAAATATATTTTTAAAATGGGTTGAAATATATCAAAGGGCAAGAAAGGAAAAAGAAAGCTCTAAAATAATTGAAGATCAAGAAGAAAAAACTCCTGAAGAATATCAAAAAGAAACTCCTGCTGATTTACTTTACACATTACAGAATTTATCGCCGTCAGGATTTGAAAAAATATGCAAGGAATTATTGAGAGAACATGGTTTTGACAATGTTGTTGTTACCGGCGCATCTCACGACGGCGGAATTGATGGATACGGTACATTAGAACTAAATCCTTTTGTTAGTTTTAAAGTTATTTTTCAATGTAAAAAATATCAGGGTTCTGTATCTAGGGCGCAAGTAGGAGATTTTAGAAATGCTATGATCGGTCGGGCTGAAAAGGGGATAATTCTGACAACCGGATCTTTCACGAGTGAAGCGATAAAAGAAGCAAATAGGGAAGGTGCTCCGCCAATAGAATTAGTAGACGGGAATAAATTAATTGAAATGTTTGAAAAAGTAGAATTAGGGGTTAATGCTAAAGTCGTATATGAGGTTGATGTAGAATATTTTAAAAAATATATTGACGAATGATCTTTTTAGAGCAGTTCCCTTTGCAATTTCTAATCTTGTCAATAATAGTTTTCATTCCCTGTCTATTGTAAGCCTGCAACCAATCAGCATTATTTGCGCTGGTCGGGCTTGGCCGTTCTTGGCCCGGCCCACTTAGAATAAATTTTCTTAAAGTCGGCATAAAGTTTCCGCAACAGCTGAAGTTCTTTTTTCTTGACCAATCTCCCATGCATTATCTTATTTCTAATCGGAATAATTTCACTTATCCAAGACAGGAGTTTATCTTTGTTTCTGTTTCTCTCAGTAAGAAAATACTTTCCGAATATGCCCTGCCAATTTGCTTTTGTTTTTATTATTTTCTGCAAATCCTTTAAATACATATACGCAAAGGACTCATAAAGGCATGAATCATCCTCTCTTCTCGCCGCACAAGTTTTCTTAATTTCTCCATCCGCAACACCACTAACCCACCATTTTTTAGTACCATACAAACTCTTTAAGTTTTCCTTAACAAATTTGCGGAGCATTGTCTCCAACGATAATACAAGCTCATATCCCGGCGTATTATAATTACTTACCTTTTCCAGTAAATCTTCTGTCCGCGTGCCAGCTTTAATTTTCCTAATTTTCTTATGGGTCTTTACCCATTTAATAAATTTTCCGCACTTTTTAGTAAATGCTTTTTGTTGCTCATCTTCCCCCACTTCTTGTAGGTATTTCTGAGCATTATCATATTTC is a window of Candidatus Omnitrophota bacterium DNA encoding:
- a CDS encoding HEAT repeat domain-containing protein, encoding MRIIIALVLCTGLALAQQGGAENQFKLMKSTSPAVRREAVRDIGRMRQPSSVNILCEALENDADFGVRAMAAEALGNMRSKEAVPSLVKALNDKNRNVRSSAIVAFGYIRDKNSVQPLVEYLKKETDLGLRLSAVNVLGVIGSDEAGPALIEMLEGQNPRLSSVAAQSLGRMRYSQAAKPLMKVAAKSKEESSRIAAIKALGEVRNPEAVKTLEELLEKEKSQDVQYALVYSLAQLGSDKGFALALDAAKSENIETKRNGIRALGLMKQKTKEIENIVIEASKSENTGLKRDAEATASYLDIKLPPPEKTPSKK
- a CDS encoding FAD-binding protein; its protein translation is MTEMQFKAELAKCEYCEERPCESACPANCSPFEFIMASKEGEAQDYLRAASAIMKSNPLGGVCGTVCPDRHCMAKCSHKDFDGSVKIPEVQAYIIQKAGELGGIPCFNKAKPKGEKIAVIGAGPAGLAAAAVLSQKGYQVAVFEKNRLPGGACNLIPAFRLDRKIIKTDIDFIKALGSIEIRTGQAVKEATDLLKKGYKAVISATGLWAPILPGIENQGKAVNVIDYLINPKKYKFAGKVAVIGGGASAVDCAVTAKKNGASKVEMFILETVSEMPLSAKERVELLENGIELTNRTSVTAIKTKSGKISGLTTVKVDLAAGKKFALKDLKTIPGTEQSRNDIKNVIIAIGTRAEKRFATAKGVFSAGDYANGPTTVVEAVASGKNAAEDAAAYLAGKKASKVKKDVKSTVEISGYEPLPVSLETDFFGRKINSPFLLSAAPPSDGYDQMKKAYEAGWAGGIMKTAFDGGGIHIPGEYMHTFNDTTYGNCDNVSGHTLTRVCGEVKKLVKEFPDRLTMASTGGPVTGNDKEDKKGWQANTKKLENAGVMGIEYSLSCPQGGDGTEGDIVSQNAALTARIIDWVMEVSDPKIPKLFKLTGAVTSIVPIARAIKEVFDKYPGKKAGITLANTFPVVDFRPGKKGKWDEAIVFGMSGEAVAPISYNNLVCAMPVGLSISGNGGPMNYKQASHFLAIGVKTVQFCTMPTKYGYGIYDELCSGVSYLMKQRGIKSMKDLIGIAQPNPITGFMDISPTKKISSLIDKEICLSCGNCARCPYQAISLDKDGFPEIDPAKCIGCSICTKKCFTGALEMRKRTPKEMKQLKED
- a CDS encoding restriction endonuclease codes for the protein MSRKNSKAEFVKWLGPLLDALRDLGDSGKPREVSNKIAENLSLPDDLLDEILKSGINKFHNQVAWARRYLVWEGLLDSSKYGTWKLTEEGKKTHLNDEEARNIFLKWVEIYQRARKEKESSKIIEDQEEKTPEEYQKETPADLLYTLQNLSPSGFEKICKELLREHGFDNVVVTGASHDGGIDGYGTLELNPFVSFKVIFQCKKYQGSVSRAQVGDFRNAMIGRAEKGIILTTGSFTSEAIKEANREGAPPIELVDGNKLIEMFEKVELGVNAKVVYEVDVEYFKKYIDE